The DNA segment aacgtaggTCAATCCCGGGAATCGAACCCACACTTCATGAAGAAAcaattacaagaaaaaaacacTAATCCACAACCTTGCTACCTGCGCCATTCGGTCATACGAAACTGAcgtataatatttattatttgaatCAAAATGTTATTCACAATATTAGACCCAGAATGTCATTCACAATAGCCATTTCTTTGCATTAATTTGACGAattattgtttcaaaaatttaggacgtgtttttgtttttgtttttgagtcattaaaaaaatcatcccGTCCCAACGACCGTTGTTGTCAACCAGATTTCGCTGCCTAAAACCCTTTAGTACTAAAGGGATTTAAgcaatttttatatattttttttttgcgatgaCCGGCCCCGGGATCGAACTCGGTCACTCTGCAGTTTCCGATTTGCACGGTGTCGCATTAACTGTCTCGGCCGTTGGGGAATTACTTATACAACGAATAATTCAGTTGCTGTTAacttcgaaaaattaaaaactgaaattgcATATTGAATCGACTTCATTTGTTGTTCATGTGAACACATTGCGTAACAATATTTGAACACCTTTGattaaattcgattttctctCTAAAGTCTCTCTCTcttttgaacaataaaaaaattctagagagATTAATTCCGATACCGAAGGGGGACGATGATAGCAACGATGACGAGAACGATTGAAGTTCCCTTGATTTACACAACGGTTAACAACGGTTAAGAAATCTAAAAAATGTCGGTATTAAAAACGGTTGCAATTAGTTATCTCAAGCAAAAACTGAATATCAAAATTCGGTTGCATTCTGTTATTTCGccacaatttttctgaaaaaatattttttactgaGGTTGCATGACCACCAAAAAACTGCGTTGCATAGACGTAGTTTGCTGTTTGGGTAATAACGATAACGATCGTGAATTGTTGACATAATCGATTTACTAATTGTGTTTGATCACTTGGATCGCACGTCAAGAACTTGGACGAAGTTAGGGGAAAGAAATAATCATAATGTACGTAAACTGTCATCGTCTCGTTGTGGTCGAAACCGAAATACTGCCCAAAGCTTGTCATCATAAAGcattaatttttccattttttttttctcaattataAATTGCACTCATAAGCAGATGTTTATTTTATAGTGGTTGACTCGccatcaaattaatttcaaattgaacaaaaatttgtttgacgaTCGTCTGTATGGTCATCGATCGAACATAACTAAATAATTGCAGAGTGCCACTCTACGCAAAAGATATCTGTTACACCCAACAacaatgtatatatatatatacatgcaTCCATCGGCGAAGGACATGACGAAATGTGTAACACGCACAACATGACGATGATATATCCTATGCATTAGGTATAGTCGAACAGCATTATTAAggagaaataaaatgtaaccGAAAAAGAACAATCAACGTCTATACGTCTCCTATACTTCTGCTCCAATTTGAACGTCGATTTAAAATTCCGTgatctttcgtttttttcgtttgatacaattttttgtgtgtccTCTTTGTAGAAGATATAATCGTTCAGCTAAATTGATGGTTATCTGGGTTAATCGAATGTGTACACTGCGTATGTAATCATTTGTTTCTGGCATTTTCATATATTCACAATATGAACTGAAACATTCATAACTTTTTGATTCACAATTCACGTAGGCTTTGTCCTTTAAGGGCATTTGAAATGATAGGGAAAAGTGTTGAGTAATTTACGTGCGGCTTTTGTAGGAATGAAATTATGTTGCTTCGCTATTAAAAATTGACATGCGGCATATGCATCGATTCGTCATAAAGAAACTCAATGAAAGACTGACCATCATCCGAAgaatatttgtttaaaaattaaatttggtaatGAGTGGTGTTGATGATACAGGCGAACTTATGCAATGATCTCGAGAGAGCATTGGACTTTGTCACAGTACTGCTCCAGGTGCAGTGCTGTGACTTTggcaaatttgaaattccTCACAGCAGTATGAAAGTTTgctttttagttttaattggGCCACGATCGGACATACACCTTATTACTACCACATACCCTACTAATATGTGTAATCGTTCGTTGATGGAACGAGAGATAAAGAAACTTTTCTTTATTACGTTATATTTACCAAACTTCCTTCTTTCTTTGAAAACATGTACGTACATTAAATGCACAGTTAACATTGGAAGCAACATTTAGAGAGAACCACCTATTATATTCTAGCCTTTGTGgcgataaaatattcaaacttTTAAAAGCTCGGTAATTTCTGATGTGTTGAACATAGAGCAATTAAACGTGTATAGTTTATGCTTTCGTTTATACCGCTCAACTGTGCTAATAACAGCGTTCAGATTTTAATGTAAGATATCAATTGCTCTATGCACTTTTCGAATTATATGTGGACGTGGACGCTTTATCTGATGGATTAAACTGTagctaattttacaatgaCCGTTAATAATAccttttgattttaattaatgtAGCCGAGAAGCGAAAAAATGCATATACGAGGAGGGATGGCATTTATTGCTGTGTATGTGCGACACGCGAAATGCAGCTGAGTAATATACTTTAGGATGCTTGTGGGACAAAGTATTTCAAATATATAATCGATAACATAGCGTAAGACACTGTCCCAAATGTTTTCTTTCGATCTAAGAAGTCAATGAGAATTGATTGAAAAGCCCATTCAGATCATTTTCTGATGTTGAGTGGTTCATACTTTGCAGTGTgctttatttttactttattttccaaagaagaagaatacaGTCGATATATCAACGAAATCGGGGTATACCACGGACAGTAATAATCATTCAGATATGGACGCGTCAAGTCAATATGTTTGGAACATTAGGTTTATCAACGAAATAGAAAAACGACCAGGCATATGGAATGAATCCATTAAATCGAGAGATTCGCAAAAACAGCTATGGGAAGAGCTATCACAAGTGTTCAATAATAAATCGGGTATATCTCTGTACTGAGGACATTTGCGTTAATTTATCTAACTAATTATCTGTCTGATCAAGTTGATTCACTGAAACGGAAATACAAAAGTTTGAAACAGAAATTCCACCAGCAATTAGGCACCATTCCGCAAACGAATAACGAATACGATGTCGACCCTCGGTCGTTTGAAAGTGATTGGCCACATTATGAACAGATGCTTTTTCTATGTGAGTAATGTGAATCCCTAGATCAAAATGTTGTCAGTAACATTAAGGCAATTCTTCTATTTCAGTAAACGAATTTGAAgcaaaaaagaatgaaaaaaggAAGCCACCTAGCCCAGAAGAAGTTCCTGTTCCTAAAAAGAAACGAGTTGAagaaattgtcaaaaatttggttgaaaaACATGATGGAGATGATGACAAAACTAGTGCTGAGAAGCAAACTGAGCTTGATGTACACAATGTTTCAAGCGAAAACATGCTAAAAGAAGGAACTTCAACCGAAATAATGGTAAGACCTGACATTCTTCCAGTGCCATCAGCTGACGACGGTCTGTACCACTTCTTAATGGGCCTATACAGTAGTATGAACGAATTGGATCCGATTCGTAAAATCAATGTCCAGGCCCGAATTTACGCGATGCTTAGTCAAGAGGTGACAGCAGCCGCAAAGAAGTGAAATGTGAACTTTATTTTTCGTAAACGTTTTACTGCCGTTCTTATATTTTCTCATGAAATCAATGTATTTCTTTTCAATAtatgtaaaacaattttactgTAAGGGCTGAACAGAGTTTGAGAATCACCTCTATAGAATTTTCCCAGCCACAtcgcaataaaatgaaaatttccaattaaaaatgTCACCCCCTTTCCGTTCCGATTTAACTAACGCTCTTATCGCAACAACGCAACATTaacattcaattaatttgGTGTCATTGGTCATAATCACCAGTGTTACACCAGCTAAATCGGATGAACGTATTCATAATGACAACCAACAACTGCAACAAATATTCAggataaaattttaccaatCCCGTAGTGCTAAAAATGTcaattgttcattttatgtATGTGGGGCGGATTACATTGAATCAAACATGTGAAAAAAGTGTTCAAGTGTGCGCTGATCTGCTGTGAACTGGAAGTTAACAGGATTATCGTTTTGTTTTGCTGTTAGACATATGCTGCGCCGGTTGCCatagaattgaaattgacTTGATtgttataattgaaaaaagtttgtgcagataaatattttgaccCTGTGTTTCTGTTTGAAGTCACACCAATCATTTCTAGATCGTGGATTTACTTTTTTAAGTCCATTATTGCATTGAGTTTGTGTAGGTTGAAATTTAACAGAAactaaatttatcaatttcaaGGTGTACAAGATAGTTCAATTCGAAAGTTCTATAAATATTTGACGGGATGTGTCATTGTGAGCAGCCttttttcgcatatttaaataaagacaaaattttGACGGTGACTCTAGGTAGGAAAGGACTTGATTAGACGAATTGCCATTTTCGTAGTCGATAATGCAGTAactaattttcatgaattttcccacattttccttaatattactaaaaacatttaaaattatttttcgagcTTTAGACCCTTTTGCGTGGTAAGCTGTAGACGTACCTGTCTTGTACTATTGATCTCACTTTGTTCGGgttacaactcgcgaaattattaaaaactcctaaaatcaatcgatgtcatttttaaccattttaacCAATCCGCACGTTAAAAATACTAGTACCGAAATAGACTCTCGGGTGCTAGTAATATCACTGATATTATATCAGTGAACGTATTTACCCTGAATATGGCCATAACTTCAGCAATGGTGGTTGAGTTTATTACTATGACACCATGGTATTCAGTTAGCCTAGTTGTAAGCTTACCACTGATCTTACTAAATAAAGACTCGAGGCAAAGTCCTCATGCACAATGTTCTCACGAGATTGCTCACAGGAGCGAACAAAGTTAAATTCAAGTCAAGGTGatatttcaacaatttatgAGAGAATCCTGTGCCAACCTCAGGGTCATGTACAAGTTCCTAGTAAACGTATCGTAAACGATGAAACGTTTGCAGGCTTGTTGTATTTTTTGTCCTAGTATAATTGGGTTAAATCGTACGAAAAGGAAAAGGATTAAACTACAGCCCCAAAAAAATACGTATTgtctcaaaattaattttttcttaaacCTCCCACATCGTGTCCCACTTGATATCTTACGCGTATACACATATACAAAAGACAAGCTTCACTGTTTTGccaaattcaatttcgataACCATTTTCCACACCCTAaatatataatataaatatCCATTATCACTTTCACCCTTAACTTATAAGTGGATAAATGGGAATTTgagtttcaatgaaaatccCATCAAAATGTTATGAATTAACCATAGAGAAAATACGAGATCACACCGTATGTACATGTatatattttgtgtataaatataAGTTACGGTATAGAGGTGCTTCGCAACAACAGTTGAGTGGATTTTATTTCTATATATTTTGTTGGCATTGATAAGGATTACAATGTGAAACCCCTGCTTGGTTGTTATTGTCGGAGggataaataaatagaaaatgtgtttGTGTGGTGATATCATTTATActtattcattttaattggTCTGGCTATGTGGGAGTACTAGCATCATATCGGGAAGGGTGAATAGCATctattttaaatgtaattgtgttttgcgtttttttaaaaatatttttgtttaaaaataggTCAATAAACATATAATTGCCCTTAATTGATTATTAGCACGAGAATATTAGACACGCAATGAATTTTCAGCATCGAAATTTGCTATTCGTCTATCGTCGTTCCCTTTAAAGTTTTGAAATGACTGCAAGCCATGTAAATCCAAACAAATTCAATCATTAAATTGTTGCTAATCTTCAATATTCAGATTCACTGGTTTAACGAAGAAGCAAAATGCaacaacgcaaaaaaaaaatattcataatttaacgattatttcaaaataatgaTGCGTTAAGGCATATACGGCCACTAACCACTGAATGCTGTAACCctacaatttctttttagaCATTGttctacaaacaaaacaaaaaattaaatttataagcTTCTGAAGATCATGGAAAATATTTAGCTGCAGTTTTTGTGTATTCTTTACGGTCTATATTATCCCATATGCGTATGGCTACGTTTATAGCGAGACATTAGTGATTCAGTGGAGGTGCACTATATTTTGCCGATATTTTTTGTGGAACGAAATGTAATGATCCCCTGAAGGTGGCCCATACGTTTTCAGTTTTCGCATTGTAAAACACCTTGTTATGCTATGCATTTTTGGAGCTAGTAGCTCTTCTTggtttaataaaaatgttatcgACTATGGTTTTAAACGTGGAAAAGAATTGTTTAAATGTTTCGGATTCGATATTCAAAGCTCGTAGACATAGTAATTGTCTGCTTTGTGAAAATAGTAATAATACAGCGACTTATATTTGTTAATTCAAGGAAATTAGTGCGTTCAGAAGCGGATTAACCTTATCGTCCCTCTCATGACAAAAAGGCGCAAACTTTGAAACactatgaaatttcattgtgttttTACCGGATGCGCCTGTTTGTCATGATATAGAATCTATGGTCTTTAGAGTCATTGACCCTGGCGCTGAAAAAAAACTGGCACTAGAAACTCATTGATCAACCATGTTGACAAACATAAGATACactaatttttttatacttgAATTAGGTTGGGCTAtgcgaaatatatttttcatacctaggacccgaaaagtgcgacaTCGTCGCATTTTTTCTctgtccaatatgaaaaatactattcgtaccacggactaaaagtcttttttagcgtattcgataccagacctcgccttcggctctgtctggaaacttgtCACACCCTAAA comes from the Bradysia coprophila strain Holo2 unplaced genomic scaffold, BU_Bcop_v1 contig_358, whole genome shotgun sequence genome and includes:
- the LOC119081322 gene encoding uncharacterized protein LOC119081322 — translated: MDASSQYVWNIRFINEIEKRPGIWNESIKSRDSQKQLWEELSQVFNNKSVDSLKRKYKSLKQKFHQQLGTIPQTNNEYDVDPRSFESDWPHYEQMLFLLNEFEAKKNEKRKPPSPEEVPVPKKKRVEEIVKNLVEKHDGDDDKTSAEKQTELDVHNVSSENMLKEGTSTEIMVRPDILPVPSADDGLYHFLMGLYSSMNELDPIRKINVQARIYAMLSQEVTAAAKK